A genomic region of Rhizobium sp. ARZ01 contains the following coding sequences:
- a CDS encoding acyl-CoA dehydrogenase family protein translates to MHTTAQAPTRDHLDWPFFDESHRTLAAEIDAFIAGGGLGDVDHDNVDAACRQLVSALGKAGLLRHCVPKAFGGASEEIDSRALCLLRETLAYADGLADFAFAMQGLGTGAISLSGSQALKEMALPKVASGEWISAFALSEPDAGSDVAAMACAARRDGDDFILDGEKTWISNGGIADIYTVFARTGEAPGTRGISAFVVFADTPGFTIAERIETIAPHPLARIRFDNCRVPASQLLGSPGEGFKIAMRTLDIFRPSVAAAATGFARRALDEAVAHAKSRKMFGATLSDLPTAQSTLGEMATAIDAAALLTCRTAWSRDVQKQPTTREAAMAKMTATENAQWVIDQALQLFGGRGVRCGEITERLYREIRALRIYEGATEVQKLIIGRELMKAR, encoded by the coding sequence ATGCACACCACAGCGCAGGCGCCGACCCGCGACCATCTCGACTGGCCGTTCTTCGACGAAAGCCACCGCACGCTTGCGGCCGAAATCGACGCCTTCATCGCCGGCGGCGGTCTTGGCGACGTCGATCACGACAATGTCGATGCCGCCTGCCGGCAGCTGGTTTCCGCCCTCGGCAAGGCCGGCCTGCTCCGCCATTGCGTGCCGAAGGCGTTCGGCGGTGCCAGCGAGGAGATCGACAGCCGGGCGCTTTGCCTGCTGCGCGAAACGCTCGCCTATGCCGACGGCCTTGCGGATTTCGCCTTCGCCATGCAGGGGCTCGGCACGGGCGCGATCAGCCTTTCCGGTTCGCAGGCGCTGAAGGAGATGGCCCTGCCGAAGGTCGCCAGCGGCGAATGGATATCAGCCTTCGCCCTTTCCGAACCCGATGCCGGATCGGATGTCGCAGCCATGGCCTGCGCTGCCCGGCGCGACGGCGACGATTTCATTCTCGACGGCGAAAAAACCTGGATTTCGAACGGCGGCATCGCCGATATCTACACCGTCTTTGCCCGCACCGGCGAAGCGCCCGGCACGCGCGGCATCTCGGCTTTCGTCGTCTTTGCCGATACGCCCGGCTTCACGATCGCCGAACGGATCGAAACGATTGCGCCGCACCCGCTTGCCCGCATCCGTTTCGATAATTGCCGCGTTCCGGCTTCGCAGCTTCTCGGCAGCCCGGGCGAAGGTTTTAAGATCGCCATGCGCACGCTCGACATTTTCCGCCCCTCGGTCGCCGCCGCCGCCACCGGCTTTGCCCGCCGGGCGCTGGACGAAGCCGTCGCCCACGCCAAAAGCCGGAAGATGTTCGGCGCGACGCTTTCCGACCTGCCGACCGCGCAAAGCACGCTCGGCGAGATGGCGACCGCTATCGACGCCGCGGCGCTGCTGACCTGCCGCACGGCGTGGTCGCGCGATGTGCAGAAGCAACCGACGACGCGAGAAGCCGCCATGGCCAAGATGACGGCGACGGAAAACGCGCAATGGGTCATCGACCAGGCCCTGCAGCTCTTCGGCGGACGGGGCGTTCGCTGCGGCGAGATCACCGAGCGGCTCTATCGCGAGATCCGCGCGCTACGCATCTACGAGGGCGCGACGGAAGTTCAGAAACTCATCATCGGCCGCGAGCTGATGAAGGCACGATAA
- a CDS encoding heavy-metal-associated domain-containing protein, producing the protein MFRLNVPDMTCGHCVGAVTKAVKSVDPGAEVAIDLESKTASIESQVVADRFIAAIAEAGYGATFMKSCCGHGA; encoded by the coding sequence ATGTTCCGTCTCAATGTTCCGGACATGACCTGCGGCCACTGCGTCGGCGCGGTAACGAAGGCCGTGAAATCGGTCGATCCAGGGGCCGAGGTCGCAATCGATCTCGAGTCAAAAACGGCGTCCATCGAGTCCCAGGTCGTGGCTGACAGGTTCATCGCCGCGATCGCGGAAGCCGGTTACGGGGCCACCTTCATGAAATCGTGCTGCGGCCACGGAGCGTGA
- a CDS encoding AMP-binding protein, which translates to MLGKTAHIDTFTRDNLPPPEEWPDFLLDGFDYPEHLNAAVELTDAMVAKGFSDHTALIGNGRRRTYKELSDWTNRLAHALVENYGVQPGNRVLIRSANNPAMVACWLAATKVGAVVVNTMPMLRAGELTKIVDKAEISLALCDTRLMDEMVTCAKDSRYLKQVVGFDGTANHDAELDRVALNKPVTFEAVRTGRDDVALLGFTSGTTGEPKATMHFHRDLMAIADGYAKEVLGVTPDDVFVGSPPLAFTFGLGGLAVFPLRFGAAATLLEQASPTMMVEIIETYKATISFTAPTAYRAMLKAMDAGADLSSLRVAISAGETLPGPIFEEWTEKTGKPILDGIGATEMLHIFISNRFEDRKAASTGKPVNGYEARIVDDEMREVPRGTVGRLAVRGPTGCRYMADARQREYVRDGWNLSGDAFLQDEDGFFHFAARLDDMIVSAGYNIAGPEVEAALIAHPEVNECAVVGAPDVERGQIVEAYVVLASGVPADEVTIKRLQDHVKATIAPYKYPRSVKFLDRLPKTVTGKIQRFRLRSAN; encoded by the coding sequence ATGCTTGGAAAAACCGCACATATCGATACGTTCACCCGCGACAACCTGCCGCCACCGGAAGAATGGCCGGATTTCCTGCTCGACGGTTTCGACTATCCCGAACATCTGAATGCCGCCGTCGAACTGACGGACGCCATGGTAGCCAAGGGCTTCAGCGACCACACGGCTCTGATAGGCAATGGGCGCCGGCGGACCTACAAGGAACTCTCCGACTGGACGAACCGGTTGGCGCACGCGCTCGTTGAGAACTACGGTGTCCAGCCGGGTAACCGCGTCCTCATCCGCTCGGCCAACAATCCGGCCATGGTCGCCTGCTGGCTCGCCGCCACGAAGGTGGGCGCCGTTGTTGTCAACACCATGCCGATGCTGCGCGCCGGGGAATTGACCAAGATTGTCGACAAGGCTGAAATCAGCCTGGCGCTTTGCGATACTCGGCTGATGGACGAAATGGTCACCTGCGCCAAGGACAGCCGCTATCTCAAGCAGGTCGTCGGCTTCGACGGCACCGCCAACCACGACGCTGAACTCGACCGCGTCGCGCTCAACAAGCCGGTCACCTTTGAGGCCGTGCGGACAGGTCGCGATGACGTGGCGCTGCTCGGCTTCACTTCGGGCACGACCGGTGAGCCGAAGGCCACCATGCATTTTCACCGCGACTTGATGGCGATTGCTGATGGCTATGCGAAGGAGGTCCTCGGCGTGACGCCGGACGATGTCTTCGTCGGCTCGCCGCCGCTCGCCTTTACCTTCGGCCTCGGCGGGCTTGCTGTCTTCCCTTTGCGCTTCGGTGCGGCCGCCACGCTTCTCGAACAGGCGTCACCGACGATGATGGTGGAGATCATCGAGACCTACAAGGCGACGATCTCGTTTACGGCGCCAACCGCCTACCGTGCCATGCTGAAAGCGATGGATGCGGGCGCGGACCTCTCTTCGCTACGCGTTGCCATCTCGGCGGGCGAGACATTGCCCGGCCCCATTTTCGAGGAGTGGACGGAAAAGACAGGCAAGCCGATCCTCGACGGCATCGGCGCCACGGAAATGCTGCACATCTTCATCTCCAATCGTTTCGAGGATCGCAAGGCTGCCTCGACCGGCAAACCCGTCAACGGCTACGAGGCGCGGATCGTCGATGACGAGATGCGCGAAGTGCCGCGCGGCACGGTCGGCCGGCTTGCAGTGCGGGGGCCCACAGGCTGCCGTTACATGGCCGATGCCCGCCAGCGCGAATATGTGCGGGATGGCTGGAACCTCAGCGGCGACGCCTTCCTGCAAGACGAGGACGGATTCTTCCATTTTGCCGCCCGGTTGGACGACATGATCGTCAGCGCCGGCTACAACATCGCCGGCCCGGAGGTCGAAGCCGCCCTGATCGCACATCCCGAAGTCAACGAATGTGCCGTAGTCGGCGCACCCGATGTCGAACGCGGCCAAATCGTTGAGGCTTACGTCGTGTTGGCATCGGGCGTACCAGCAGACGAAGTGACGATCAAGCGCTTGCAGGATCACGTGAAGGCGACGATCGCGCCATATAAATACCCGCGCTCGGTGAAGTTCTTGGACAGGCTCCCAAAGACAGTAACGGGCAAAATACAGCGGTTCCGGTTGCGGTCAGCGAACTGA
- the pcaF gene encoding 3-oxoadipyl-CoA thiolase — protein sequence MNEAYIIGGVRTPIGRYAGALATVRPDDLAAHAIREAMARVASLPADAIDEVVLGCANQAGEDNRNVARMAALLAGLPETVPGTTINRLCGSGLDAVGYAARAIRLGEADIVIAGGVESMSRAPFVLPKSTTPFQRSAEIHDTTIGWRFVNPLMEQRYGIDSMPETAENVAAEFAISRADQDAFALRSQARAAAAQRNGRLAREIAPYAIKGRKGETTLVEKDEHPRETTIEKLASLPTPFRADGSVTAGNASGVNDGAAALILASGRAVQRHGLAPLARVEGLATTGVPPRIMGIGPVSATQKLLERHGLLIGDIDIVELNEAFAAQALACLRQLGLADDAAHVNPNGGAIALGHPLGMSGARLALTAALELDVTGARRALATMCIGVGQGISLLLTRP from the coding sequence ATGAACGAAGCCTATATCATCGGCGGCGTCCGCACGCCGATCGGCCGCTACGCCGGCGCGCTTGCGACCGTACGGCCTGACGACCTCGCCGCCCATGCCATCCGCGAAGCTATGGCCCGTGTCGCCTCCTTGCCCGCTGACGCGATCGATGAAGTCGTTCTCGGCTGCGCCAACCAAGCGGGCGAGGACAATCGCAATGTAGCCCGCATGGCGGCGCTGCTTGCCGGCCTGCCGGAAACCGTGCCCGGCACCACGATCAACCGGCTCTGCGGTTCAGGGCTCGATGCGGTCGGTTATGCGGCCCGCGCCATCCGGCTTGGCGAGGCGGATATCGTGATCGCCGGCGGCGTCGAGAGCATGTCGCGCGCGCCCTTCGTCCTGCCGAAATCGACGACCCCCTTCCAGCGCAGCGCCGAAATCCATGACACGACGATCGGCTGGCGCTTCGTCAACCCGCTGATGGAACAGCGCTATGGCATCGACTCGATGCCGGAGACGGCCGAGAACGTCGCAGCCGAGTTTGCCATCTCGCGCGCCGATCAGGATGCCTTTGCCCTGCGCAGCCAGGCCCGGGCAGCGGCGGCGCAGAGGAACGGACGCCTCGCCCGCGAGATCGCCCCCTACGCGATCAAGGGACGCAAGGGCGAGACGACACTGGTCGAAAAGGACGAGCATCCGCGCGAGACCACCATCGAGAAGCTCGCGAGCCTGCCGACGCCCTTCCGCGCCGATGGCTCGGTTACAGCTGGCAACGCCTCAGGGGTCAATGACGGGGCAGCGGCCCTCATTCTGGCGTCCGGACGGGCGGTCCAGCGCCATGGCCTCGCACCGCTCGCCCGGGTCGAGGGGCTCGCGACGACCGGCGTTCCGCCCCGCATCATGGGCATCGGGCCGGTCTCCGCCACCCAAAAGCTGCTGGAGCGCCACGGCCTCCTTATCGGCGACATCGACATTGTGGAACTGAACGAAGCCTTTGCAGCGCAGGCGCTTGCCTGCTTGCGGCAGCTTGGGCTTGCTGACGACGCCGCGCACGTCAACCCCAATGGTGGTGCCATCGCGCTTGGCCATCCGCTCGGCATGTCCGGTGCGCGTCTTGCGCTGACGGCGGCGCTGGAACTCGATGTGACCGGTGCTCGCCGGGCGCTTGCCACAATGTGCATCGGCGTCGGACAGGGCATCTCGCTGCTACTGACGCGGCCTTAG
- a CDS encoding RidA family protein codes for MHTILQPEGWAKPIGYSNGVAASGRTFFVGGQIGWNENSEFETDDFVEQVRQTLKNVVAVLAAGGAEPHHITTMTWYFTDKQEYLENLRGIGQAYRETIGRHYPAMAAMQVVALVEDRAKIEIQATAVVPE; via the coding sequence ATGCACACGATCCTGCAACCTGAAGGCTGGGCGAAGCCCATTGGCTATTCCAACGGCGTGGCGGCGAGTGGCCGCACGTTCTTCGTCGGCGGCCAGATCGGCTGGAACGAAAACTCCGAGTTCGAGACCGATGATTTCGTCGAGCAGGTGCGCCAGACGCTGAAGAACGTCGTCGCCGTGCTCGCCGCCGGCGGCGCAGAACCGCACCACATCACCACCATGACCTGGTACTTCACCGACAAGCAGGAATATCTCGAGAACCTCCGTGGCATCGGCCAGGCCTATCGCGAAACCATCGGCCGGCACTATCCCGCCATGGCGGCGATGCAGGTGGTGGCGCTGGTCGAGGATCGCGCCAAGATCGAAATCCAGGCCACCGCGGTCGTTCCCGAATAG
- a CDS encoding 3-hydroxyacyl-CoA dehydrogenase NAD-binding domain-containing protein, with protein MRFSESVSARLEDGVLVVTIDNPPVNALSAHVRSGLIAALNHAADASEVAGLVIAGTGRTFIGGADIREFGAPPVEPLLPEVIDRIEAFAKPVICAVNGAALGGGCEVALACHGRIAGETASFGLPEVKLGLVPGAGGTQRLPRLIGLVAAIDLIGTGRIIKAPEAVTLGLADAVAADPLAAGVAAVQRSVGQTLRRTGSLEAPPADEDAVGAAEAKVLAKSRGQSAPAEAVRLVRAAGRLGLEAGLAEERATFLRLRDSAESAALRHVFFAERSAGKVDTLDGVASRRIETVGIVGTGLMGSGIAVSALTSGHRVIALEQTPEAAAAGRSRIAGLLDKAVQSKRLTEEAQSACLARLETTAEAADMAATDLVIEAVFDDLAVKTDLFRRLDGIVPPTTILATNTSYLDPDAIAAATADPSRVVGLHFFSPANVMRLVEVVDCAKTAPDVLASALAFVKRLGKLPVVSGVTEGFIGNRIFSAYRREAEFMVEDGALPHEVDAALEAYGFPMGIFAVNDMAGLEIAWARRKRQAATRNPGERYVEIADRLCEAGRLGRKTGRGWYAYPDGARTVDPEVTAIIEAARAAKGIVPRSFTAEEIADRLLKAMVDEGAALLAEGIAARPGDIDLVMINGYGFPAHKGGPMFAAQRNKE; from the coding sequence ATGCGATTTTCCGAGAGCGTTTCCGCCCGCCTGGAAGACGGCGTGCTCGTCGTCACCATCGATAACCCGCCGGTCAATGCGCTGTCGGCGCATGTGCGGTCCGGGCTGATCGCCGCGCTGAACCATGCCGCCGATGCTTCTGAAGTCGCCGGGCTCGTGATCGCGGGTACGGGCCGCACCTTTATCGGCGGGGCCGACATCAGGGAATTCGGCGCGCCCCCGGTCGAGCCGTTGCTTCCCGAGGTGATCGACCGGATCGAGGCTTTCGCCAAGCCGGTGATTTGCGCGGTGAACGGCGCCGCCCTTGGCGGCGGCTGCGAGGTCGCGCTTGCCTGCCACGGTCGCATTGCCGGCGAGACCGCCTCCTTCGGCCTGCCGGAGGTGAAACTGGGCCTCGTTCCCGGCGCGGGCGGCACCCAGCGTCTGCCGCGCCTCATCGGTCTGGTCGCCGCCATCGACCTCATCGGTACCGGCCGCATTATCAAGGCCCCTGAAGCCGTTACGCTCGGTCTTGCAGATGCTGTTGCGGCCGATCCTCTTGCTGCGGGCGTTGCCGCGGTGCAGCGGTCCGTCGGGCAGACGCTTCGCCGGACCGGATCGCTCGAGGCTCCGCCGGCGGACGAAGATGCGGTCGGCGCGGCAGAGGCAAAGGTGCTGGCGAAAAGCCGCGGCCAGTCCGCACCCGCCGAGGCCGTCCGCCTCGTCCGGGCGGCAGGCCGGCTCGGTCTCGAAGCAGGACTGGCGGAGGAACGCGCCACCTTCCTGCGACTGCGCGATTCCGCGGAATCCGCCGCCCTGCGGCACGTTTTCTTCGCCGAGCGTTCTGCCGGCAAGGTCGACACGCTCGACGGTGTCGCGTCGCGGCGGATCGAGACCGTCGGCATCGTCGGCACCGGCTTGATGGGCTCCGGCATTGCCGTTTCTGCGCTGACGAGCGGCCACCGCGTCATCGCGCTCGAACAGACGCCGGAGGCCGCCGCCGCTGGACGCAGCCGCATCGCTGGCCTTCTCGACAAGGCGGTCCAGTCGAAGCGCCTGACCGAGGAGGCGCAGTCTGCCTGCCTCGCCCGGCTCGAAACGACTGCCGAAGCGGCGGACATGGCTGCCACCGACCTCGTCATCGAGGCCGTCTTCGACGATCTTGCTGTCAAGACCGACCTCTTCCGCAGGCTCGACGGCATCGTCCCGCCCACCACCATTCTCGCGACCAACACAAGCTATCTCGATCCCGATGCGATCGCCGCAGCGACGGCCGATCCCTCCCGCGTGGTGGGCCTGCATTTCTTCTCGCCCGCCAATGTCATGCGACTGGTGGAAGTCGTCGACTGCGCGAAGACCGCGCCCGACGTGCTGGCAAGCGCACTTGCCTTCGTCAAACGGCTCGGCAAGCTTCCTGTCGTCAGCGGCGTCACCGAAGGCTTTATCGGCAACCGCATCTTCTCCGCCTATCGGCGGGAGGCGGAGTTCATGGTCGAGGATGGCGCCCTGCCGCACGAAGTCGACGCGGCCCTGGAAGCCTATGGCTTCCCGATGGGCATCTTCGCCGTCAACGACATGGCGGGGCTGGAGATCGCCTGGGCGCGCCGCAAGCGGCAGGCAGCAACCCGTAACCCCGGCGAACGCTATGTCGAGATTGCCGACAGGCTTTGCGAGGCCGGTCGCCTCGGCCGCAAGACCGGTCGTGGCTGGTATGCCTATCCCGATGGCGCCCGCACGGTCGATCCCGAAGTTACGGCGATCATCGAGGCGGCACGCGCGGCGAAAGGCATCGTCCCCCGCAGTTTCACGGCCGAGGAGATCGCCGACCGGCTGCTCAAGGCGATGGTCGACGAGGGAGCGGCACTGCTTGCCGAGGGCATTGCCGCGCGTCCCGGCGATATCGATCTGGTGATGATCAACGGCTACGGTTTTCCTGCGCACAAGGGCGGGCCGATGTTCGCCGCGCAACGAAACAAGGAATAG
- a CDS encoding enoyl-CoA hydratase family protein: MTMTNPMQAKKRPFKNHKAKHFLFDADADGRVATITLNRPDKKNPLTFESYEELTDLFRSLGRASDVRAVVLTGAENNFSSGGDVFEIIEPLTRMSMPDLLDFTRMTGDLVRQIRACPQPVIAAIDGICAGAGAILAMAADFRVATPESKTAFLFTRVGLAGADMGACGILPRIIGQGRASELLFTGRVMTSSEGHAWGFYNALHEREALLAEAQKFARTIADGPWFAHAMTKKMLDQEWAMGIDQLIEAEAQAQAICMATGDFRRAFEAFAAKTKPVFEGN; the protein is encoded by the coding sequence ATGACGATGACGAACCCCATGCAGGCGAAGAAGCGTCCGTTCAAGAACCACAAGGCGAAGCACTTCCTGTTCGATGCGGATGCCGACGGCCGCGTCGCCACCATCACGCTCAATCGCCCCGACAAGAAGAACCCGCTGACCTTCGAGAGCTACGAGGAGCTGACCGACCTGTTTCGCTCCCTCGGCCGCGCCAGCGACGTGCGCGCCGTGGTCCTCACCGGTGCCGAGAATAACTTCTCGTCGGGCGGCGACGTGTTCGAGATCATCGAGCCGCTGACGCGCATGTCGATGCCCGACCTGCTCGACTTCACTCGCATGACCGGCGACCTGGTGCGCCAGATCCGCGCCTGCCCGCAGCCGGTCATCGCCGCCATTGACGGCATCTGCGCCGGTGCCGGCGCGATTCTGGCCATGGCGGCGGATTTCCGCGTCGCCACCCCCGAATCCAAGACCGCCTTCCTGTTCACCCGCGTCGGCCTCGCCGGCGCCGACATGGGTGCCTGCGGCATCCTTCCGCGCATCATTGGCCAGGGCCGCGCGAGCGAACTGCTGTTCACCGGCCGCGTCATGACTTCGTCCGAGGGCCATGCCTGGGGCTTCTACAATGCCCTGCACGAACGCGAGGCGCTGCTGGCCGAAGCCCAGAAATTCGCCCGCACCATCGCCGATGGTCCCTGGTTCGCCCATGCCATGACGAAAAAAATGCTCGACCAGGAATGGGCGATGGGCATTGACCAGTTGATCGAGGCGGAAGCGCAGGCCCAGGCGATCTGCATGGCGACCGGCGATTTCCGTCGCGCCTTCGAGGCGTTTGCCGCCAAGACGAAACCCGTCTTCGAGGGGAACTGA
- a CDS encoding SDR family NAD(P)-dependent oxidoreductase: MSMRHALVTGAGSGIGKAIALALAANGRRVSLCGRRVGPLEAVREEIASSGGEAVVLDGFDVTDPASVESGIARAIKRFGDIAVLVNCAGEAPSAPFEKTDLALWNRAIGINLTGAFLVTQAALASVKRAGNGRIVNVASTAGLTGYAYVSAYCASKHGVVGLTRALALELARTDVTVNAVCPGFTDTPLLDGAVETITGKTGRSADEARAALARANPQGRLVTPQEVADTVLWLASERATAITGQAIPVAGGEVLGG; the protein is encoded by the coding sequence ATGAGCATGCGCCACGCTCTCGTCACCGGTGCCGGCAGCGGCATCGGCAAAGCCATCGCACTTGCGCTTGCGGCCAACGGCCGCCGCGTCAGCCTGTGCGGCCGGCGGGTCGGCCCGCTCGAGGCCGTGCGTGAGGAAATCGCCAGCTCGGGCGGCGAAGCCGTCGTGCTAGACGGGTTCGACGTCACCGATCCCGCCTCGGTCGAGTCTGGCATCGCCAGGGCGATCAAACGCTTCGGCGACATCGCCGTGCTGGTAAACTGCGCGGGCGAGGCCCCCTCGGCGCCGTTCGAGAAGACCGACCTCGCGCTTTGGAACAGGGCCATCGGCATCAACCTGACCGGCGCCTTTCTGGTCACCCAGGCAGCGCTTGCCTCGGTCAAGCGCGCCGGCAACGGCCGCATCGTCAATGTTGCGAGCACTGCCGGCCTCACCGGCTATGCCTATGTGTCTGCCTATTGCGCCTCCAAGCATGGTGTCGTCGGGTTGACCCGCGCGCTGGCGCTGGAGCTCGCCCGCACCGACGTCACCGTCAATGCGGTCTGCCCCGGCTTCACCGACACGCCGCTGCTCGACGGCGCCGTCGAGACTATCACCGGCAAGACCGGCCGTTCGGCCGACGAGGCGCGCGCCGCGCTCGCCCGCGCCAACCCGCAGGGGCGGCTGGTGACGCCACAGGAAGTGGCCGACACCGTGCTCTGGCTCGCCTCGGAACGGGCAACCGCAATCACAGGTCAGGCGATCCCCGTCGCCGGCGGCGAAGTTTTGGGAGGATGA
- a CDS encoding thioesterase family protein, with product MFKTKKPLRFGDCDPSGIAYFPSYLHILVGVLEEFFTTLGFPWRAMNDVRRMSVPTVRLDLTFKNPGIQGDELDFALAVRAIGRSSLDLEHTVSRGDTLLWAAKHRIVATSLDTNTSLAWPDDIRDALTQHLETPHAHDPAT from the coding sequence GTGTTCAAGACGAAAAAGCCGCTGCGGTTCGGAGATTGCGATCCTTCCGGCATCGCCTATTTCCCTTCTTATCTCCACATTCTCGTCGGGGTGCTGGAAGAGTTCTTCACCACGCTCGGCTTTCCGTGGCGGGCGATGAACGATGTGCGGCGGATGAGCGTGCCAACGGTGCGCCTCGACCTCACCTTCAAAAACCCCGGCATTCAGGGCGACGAACTAGACTTCGCGCTGGCTGTGCGCGCCATCGGCCGTTCGTCGCTCGATCTGGAGCATACCGTTTCGCGCGGCGACACCCTGCTCTGGGCGGCAAAGCACCGCATCGTCGCCACCTCGCTCGACACGAATACTTCGCTTGCCTGGCCGGACGACATTCGCGACGCCCTCACCCAACATCTGGAGACGCCACATGCACACGATCCTGCAACCTGA
- a CDS encoding acyl-CoA dehydrogenase, protein MHGSKASFDWQDPFDLDAQLTEEERMVRHTARGYAEDRLQPRVQEAFRHEKTDPSIFAEMGELGLLGPTVSEEYGGAGLNYVSYGLIAREIERIDSGYRSMMSVQSSLVIVPIYTFGSEAQKRKYLPPLIAGTKIGCFGLTEPDHGSDPGSMLTRAKKVDGGYLLSGSKTWISNSPIADIFVVWAKTPDGLIRGFILEKGWKGLSAPAIHGKVGLRASITGQIVMDDVFVPEENLLPDVSGLKGPFTCLNSARFGIAWGALGAAESCYQTARQYVIDRKQFGRPLAANQLIQKKLADMATEISLGLQACLRLGRMKDEGNPPVELTSIVKRNSCGKALDIARAARDMLGGNGISDEFPIARHLVNLEVVNTYEGTHDIHALILGRAITGIAAFAN, encoded by the coding sequence ATGCATGGTTCGAAAGCGTCGTTCGATTGGCAGGACCCATTCGATCTGGATGCGCAGCTGACGGAAGAGGAGCGCATGGTGCGCCACACCGCCCGCGGCTATGCCGAGGACCGGCTGCAGCCCCGCGTGCAGGAGGCTTTCCGGCACGAAAAGACCGATCCCTCGATCTTCGCCGAGATGGGCGAACTCGGCCTGCTCGGCCCGACCGTCAGCGAAGAGTATGGCGGCGCAGGGCTGAACTACGTTTCCTACGGCCTGATCGCCCGCGAAATCGAGCGCATCGACAGCGGTTATCGCTCGATGATGAGCGTGCAGTCCTCGCTGGTGATCGTGCCGATCTACACCTTCGGCAGCGAGGCGCAGAAGCGCAAATACCTGCCGCCGCTGATCGCCGGAACGAAGATCGGCTGCTTCGGTCTGACCGAGCCCGACCATGGCTCCGATCCCGGCTCGATGCTGACCCGCGCCAAGAAGGTTGATGGCGGCTATCTCCTCAGCGGCTCCAAGACCTGGATTTCCAATTCGCCGATCGCCGATATCTTCGTCGTCTGGGCAAAGACGCCGGATGGCCTGATCCGCGGCTTCATCCTCGAAAAGGGATGGAAGGGACTGAGCGCACCGGCGATCCACGGCAAAGTGGGCCTGCGCGCCTCGATCACCGGCCAGATCGTCATGGACGACGTCTTCGTGCCGGAAGAAAACCTGCTGCCTGATGTCAGCGGACTGAAGGGCCCGTTCACCTGCCTCAACTCCGCCCGCTTCGGTATCGCCTGGGGCGCGCTGGGAGCTGCCGAATCCTGCTATCAGACGGCGCGCCAATATGTCATCGACCGCAAACAGTTCGGCCGACCGCTCGCGGCCAACCAGCTGATCCAGAAGAAGCTCGCCGACATGGCGACGGAAATCAGCCTCGGCCTGCAGGCCTGCCTACGCCTCGGCCGCATGAAGGACGAGGGCAATCCACCGGTCGAGCTGACCTCGATCGTCAAGCGCAACTCCTGCGGCAAGGCGCTGGACATCGCCCGCGCCGCTCGCGACATGCTCGGCGGCAACGGCATATCGGACGAATTCCCGATCGCCCGCCACCTCGTCAACCTCGAAGTGGTCAACACCTATGAGGGCACGCACGACATCCATGCGCTGATCCTCGGCCGCGCCATCACCGGCATCGCCGCTTTCGCGAATTGA